From the Streptomyces pluripotens genome, one window contains:
- a CDS encoding ATP-binding protein — protein MNSRTSPARRPEAGAGAMDASETRTEAASESGTARPLHEFAMAFTSSPRGARLARRLVSHRLDAWGHPYGSRVNDTLTLITAELTANAVRHGHVVGRDFHVRLIQGTDTLRVEVTDTRTERVPLLSDREPPGDAEAGRGLLIVAGLATRWAVAPRVGAPGKTVWAELCPM, from the coding sequence ATGAACAGCCGAACTTCCCCCGCACGGCGTCCCGAAGCCGGAGCCGGAGCCATGGATGCATCCGAGACCAGGACCGAGGCGGCGTCCGAGTCCGGGACCGCTCGCCCCCTCCACGAGTTCGCGATGGCCTTCACCTCCTCCCCGCGCGGCGCGCGCCTCGCCCGCAGGCTGGTCTCCCACCGCCTCGACGCGTGGGGGCACCCGTACGGCAGCCGGGTCAACGACACCCTCACGCTGATCACCGCCGAGCTGACCGCCAACGCCGTACGGCACGGGCACGTCGTCGGACGGGACTTCCACGTCCGGCTCATCCAGGGCACCGACACCCTGCGAGTCGAGGTCACCGACACGCGGACCGAACGCGTCCCCCTGCTCTCCGACCGGGAACCGCCCGGCGACGCGGAGGCCGGCCGGGGTCTGCTGATCGTGGCGGGGCTGGCGACCCGCTGGGCGGTCGCCCCGCGCGTGGGCGCGCCGGGCAAGACGGTCTGGGCGGAACTCTGTCCGATGTGA
- a CDS encoding HelD family protein, whose translation MDDPAVRAVEAERDYVSSLYALLTERLSEARESRASVLRAKAESAGEVYEREIAAERLSKEIGRLEGAEKGLVFGRIDWTDGTALRIGRIGLQTEEDDLPLLVDWRANTARPFYEATPVHPMDLRRRRHLRLEERTVISVSDELLDGTAPTDDDVVGDGPLTEALSARRTGMMQAAVATLQAEQDEIVRSAHRGVTVVQGGPGTGKTVVALHRAAYVLYAFPRAAEEGVLVVGPNARFLDYISQVLPSLGENDVVLATCQELAGVSTDAVDPFDRARLKGGSDLADALAGLLRVHQAPAGDFTVRVGQERVHLSGEEVAMAREAAVRAVPGHNSARQAFKELLVDTVTDAMQRDMSEVLEQIDADAERMTGINLDRFTGVAQRRAEGADDPGPVHELDLDAIRDDLLDDAGVDRAVETLWPRLVPADLVKALLTDADALAEYLPRLTAQERSLLLRGQDDPWTDADVALLDEAASLVDGPPERTYGHVVVDEAQELTAMQWRMIVRRCPARAMTLVGDFAQAGPVATACDWKEALSPHVRPRFKLYNLTVSYRTTQEILESVRDLLTRIAPDQKPTRSLRSGESPRTVTTPPDELVTAAVQELRAQSTTYPGELLGVICADSRVNELTARGIGHHARIVPASEARGLEFDGVVVVDPEEIVTARPGGERDLYVALTRATKRLCTITVQPA comes from the coding sequence ATGGATGATCCCGCTGTGCGTGCGGTGGAAGCGGAGCGGGATTACGTCTCCTCCTTGTACGCGCTGCTCACCGAGCGGCTTTCCGAGGCCCGCGAGAGCCGGGCGAGCGTGCTGAGGGCCAAGGCGGAAAGTGCGGGTGAGGTATACGAGAGAGAGATCGCCGCCGAGCGGCTGTCCAAGGAGATCGGCCGGTTGGAGGGCGCCGAGAAGGGGCTGGTCTTCGGGCGCATCGACTGGACGGACGGCACGGCCCTGCGCATCGGCCGCATCGGACTGCAGACGGAGGAGGACGACCTGCCTCTGCTCGTGGACTGGCGTGCGAATACGGCACGTCCTTTCTACGAGGCGACACCGGTCCACCCGATGGATCTGCGGCGGCGCCGGCACCTGCGTCTGGAGGAGCGCACGGTCATCTCGGTGAGCGACGAGCTCCTGGACGGGACCGCCCCCACCGACGACGACGTCGTGGGGGACGGTCCGCTGACCGAGGCTCTGTCGGCACGGCGTACGGGCATGATGCAGGCGGCCGTCGCGACGCTCCAGGCCGAGCAGGACGAGATCGTCCGCTCCGCCCACCGTGGGGTGACCGTGGTCCAGGGCGGCCCTGGCACCGGAAAGACCGTGGTCGCCCTGCACCGGGCGGCCTACGTCCTGTACGCCTTCCCGCGCGCCGCCGAGGAGGGCGTCCTCGTGGTGGGGCCGAACGCCCGGTTCCTCGACTACATCTCCCAGGTTCTCCCCTCGCTGGGCGAGAACGATGTCGTCCTGGCGACCTGCCAGGAACTGGCCGGGGTCTCCACGGACGCGGTGGACCCGTTCGACAGGGCGCGTCTCAAGGGCGGTTCCGACCTCGCCGACGCGCTGGCCGGTCTGCTGCGCGTCCACCAGGCTCCTGCCGGCGACTTCACCGTGCGGGTCGGACAGGAACGGGTCCATCTCTCCGGCGAGGAGGTCGCCATGGCACGTGAGGCCGCCGTCCGAGCCGTACCGGGGCACAACTCCGCGCGCCAGGCGTTCAAGGAACTCCTGGTCGACACCGTCACCGACGCGATGCAACGGGACATGAGCGAGGTCCTCGAACAGATCGACGCCGATGCCGAGAGGATGACGGGCATCAACCTCGACCGGTTCACGGGCGTCGCTCAGCGCCGTGCCGAAGGCGCAGACGACCCGGGGCCGGTCCACGAGCTGGACCTGGACGCCATCCGGGACGATCTCCTCGACGACGCGGGCGTCGACCGGGCGGTCGAGACGCTGTGGCCACGGCTGGTACCGGCTGACCTCGTGAAGGCGCTCCTGACGGATGCCGACGCTCTCGCCGAGTACCTGCCCCGCCTGACCGCCCAGGAGCGGTCCCTTCTGCTGCGCGGCCAGGACGACCCGTGGACCGATGCGGACGTGGCCTTGCTGGACGAGGCGGCGAGCCTGGTCGACGGCCCCCCGGAGCGGACGTACGGGCACGTCGTCGTCGACGAGGCCCAGGAACTGACCGCCATGCAGTGGCGGATGATCGTCCGCCGCTGCCCGGCGAGGGCGATGACGCTGGTGGGGGACTTCGCCCAGGCGGGCCCGGTCGCGACCGCATGCGACTGGAAGGAGGCGCTGAGCCCTCATGTCAGACCTCGGTTCAAGCTTTACAACCTGACCGTCAGCTACCGCACCACGCAGGAAATCCTGGAGAGCGTCCGGGATCTGCTCACGCGGATCGCCCCCGACCAGAAGCCCACACGGTCACTGCGGAGCGGTGAGAGCCCTCGCACCGTGACCACCCCCCCGGACGAGTTGGTGACCGCCGCCGTCCAGGAACTCCGCGCGCAGAGCACCACGTATCCGGGCGAGCTCCTGGGTGTGATCTGCGCGGACAGCAGGGTGAACGAACTGACGGCCCGGGGCATCGGTCACCACGCACGCATCGTGCCCGCGTCCGAAGCACGCGGCCTCGAATTCGACGGGGTCGTCGTCGTGGACCCTGAGGAGATCGTCACGGCTCGCCCCGGCGGGGAGAGGGACCTGTACGTGGCCCTGACCCGCGCGACCAAGCGCCTCTGCACCATCACCGTCCAGCCCGCCTGA
- a CDS encoding NAD-dependent epimerase, translating into MRLLVIGGTVFLGKAFVAGALARGWEVTTFHRGRSGADLPGVETITGDRENEADLARLAAAGPWDAVVDVCGYVPRTVGASARALSPQAGTYLYISSINALQPWPAAPVDESSPRFACSPDAGPDHGQYPALKAGCERAVERDFDGRALVLRPGVVIGPGDRMRRIPYWLRRAAQGGPMLAPGSPGRTMQLIDARDIAAFGLDRIAAGGSGTYLTTGEPSNATWGQLIDCVVSLTGAGTEPVWVEDAFLATQQIPPFVTVPFWAPPMEQLAGVWGFSSKKALEAGLRCRPFAESVRDTWTWMTEQGGMEEAFAEYRYPDQTLTREREAQILAAWDARESG; encoded by the coding sequence ATGAGACTTCTGGTCATCGGAGGAACGGTCTTCCTGGGCAAGGCCTTCGTGGCCGGCGCCCTCGCCCGCGGCTGGGAGGTCACCACCTTCCACCGCGGCCGCTCCGGCGCCGACCTGCCCGGCGTGGAGACGATCACGGGCGATCGCGAGAACGAGGCCGACCTCGCGCGGCTGGCCGCCGCGGGGCCCTGGGACGCGGTGGTCGACGTGTGCGGGTACGTGCCGCGCACGGTCGGCGCCTCGGCCCGGGCGCTGAGCCCGCAGGCCGGCACCTACCTGTACATCTCCTCCATCAACGCCCTCCAGCCCTGGCCCGCGGCCCCAGTGGACGAGTCCTCGCCGCGTTTCGCCTGCTCCCCCGACGCCGGACCCGACCACGGCCAGTACCCCGCGCTGAAGGCCGGCTGCGAGCGCGCCGTCGAACGGGACTTCGACGGCCGGGCGCTGGTGCTGCGCCCCGGCGTGGTCATCGGCCCCGGCGACCGCATGCGGCGCATCCCCTACTGGCTGCGGCGGGCCGCCCAGGGCGGGCCGATGCTCGCCCCAGGCTCCCCCGGCCGCACGATGCAGCTGATCGACGCCCGGGACATCGCGGCCTTCGGTCTTGACCGCATCGCGGCGGGCGGCTCCGGCACCTACCTCACCACCGGCGAGCCCTCCAACGCCACCTGGGGTCAGCTCATCGACTGCGTGGTGTCGTTGACGGGCGCCGGCACCGAGCCGGTGTGGGTGGAGGACGCGTTCCTCGCCACCCAGCAGATCCCGCCGTTCGTGACCGTGCCGTTCTGGGCGCCGCCCATGGAACAGCTTGCCGGCGTCTGGGGCTTCTCCTCGAAGAAGGCGCTGGAGGCCGGGCTGCGCTGCCGCCCCTTCGCCGAATCCGTGCGCGACACCTGGACCTGGATGACGGAACAGGGCGGCATGGAGGAGGCGTTCGCAGAGTACCGCTACCCGGACCAGACGCTGACCCGTGAACGGGAGGCGCAAATCCTGGCAGCCTGGGACGCGCGCGAGTCCGGCTGA
- a CDS encoding effector-associated constant component EACC1 translates to MPDHHTGYRISVVDEDPLRARKEARELLSALAEADSTATLDLPEPGSLAGVGDKGAPSAETVGLLLSAGSFVAALVQTWLARVPQRTLVVKRPDGATLHITGKEAREDDTLVERFLADDGDDGTTAG, encoded by the coding sequence ATGCCCGACCACCACACCGGATACCGGATCTCCGTCGTCGACGAGGACCCGCTGCGCGCCCGCAAGGAGGCGCGCGAACTGCTCTCGGCGCTCGCCGAGGCGGACTCCACGGCCACGCTGGACCTGCCCGAACCGGGCAGCCTGGCAGGGGTCGGTGACAAGGGTGCCCCGTCCGCCGAGACCGTCGGGCTGCTGCTGAGCGCCGGTTCGTTCGTCGCCGCGCTGGTGCAGACGTGGCTGGCCCGGGTCCCCCAGCGCACCCTCGTGGTCAAGCGGCCCGACGGGGCGACCCTGCACATCACCGGCAAGGAGGCCCGCGAGGACGACACGCTGGTCGAGCGGTTCCTCGCGGACGACGGCGACGACGGCACCACGGCGGGCTGA
- a CDS encoding MFS transporter codes for MTAPPTLPKSRQRLILAVLMVCSLLIWLDNTVLSITLETLADPVQGLGASPAELQWATGAYTLVFATLMFTAGAMGDSFGHRNVLAVGLVIFAGASIWAAYAGDAGQLIAARAAMGVGAALIMPANFAILLWTFTGAGRATAIAISSTSTGVGMAAGPVLAGLLLGHFWWGSVFLVNVPIIVVALTGIVFLVPNFRSPSVRPMDPAGILLSITGLAALTYGVIRAGQVDDWTRWDVWAPTAAGIVLLVVFVLVELRTEAPSFDPRLLAQRMFGGGNASMALLFFSVAAITFYNAFYMQGALGYSPMKAGLANVPTAVGAVVGAPLGARLVSRLSLRPVAVPALTVAALTMGAVGFLDLHTPLVWIALLLLAQGLSVGMVMAPVTGALLSSLPLERSGAGSAVTNTARQVGSVIGIAVGGTIMSIAYRDAIEPSLGAVPEAVRDNSRVSAEQARHVAATIDQPALARAADRAFIHAMHVGAVWIMLITLVAVVVLMIALPAAGKKRNPAPEPEYEGARSAEPLSTA; via the coding sequence ATGACCGCGCCTCCGACGTTGCCGAAATCCAGGCAACGGTTAATTCTCGCCGTACTCATGGTGTGTTCGCTGCTGATCTGGCTGGACAACACCGTTCTCAGTATCACTCTGGAGACCCTCGCCGACCCGGTCCAGGGTCTGGGTGCCAGCCCGGCCGAGCTGCAATGGGCCACCGGCGCCTACACCCTGGTCTTCGCGACCCTGATGTTCACCGCCGGTGCGATGGGCGACAGCTTCGGCCACCGGAATGTGCTCGCCGTTGGCCTGGTGATCTTCGCCGGGGCCTCGATCTGGGCGGCGTACGCGGGCGATGCGGGCCAGTTGATCGCCGCGCGGGCCGCGATGGGAGTCGGCGCCGCACTGATCATGCCGGCCAACTTCGCCATTCTGTTGTGGACCTTCACCGGCGCCGGGCGGGCAACCGCGATCGCCATTTCCTCGACATCCACCGGTGTCGGAATGGCGGCGGGCCCGGTGTTGGCGGGACTTCTGCTCGGCCATTTCTGGTGGGGTTCGGTCTTTCTCGTCAACGTCCCGATCATCGTGGTGGCACTGACCGGTATCGTCTTTCTGGTCCCCAATTTCCGCAGCCCCTCCGTGCGGCCGATGGACCCGGCCGGGATCCTGCTGTCCATCACCGGACTCGCGGCGCTGACCTACGGCGTGATCCGTGCGGGGCAGGTGGACGACTGGACCCGTTGGGACGTCTGGGCGCCGACCGCGGCCGGGATCGTCCTGCTGGTCGTCTTCGTGCTCGTCGAATTGCGGACCGAGGCACCGAGTTTCGATCCCCGGCTGCTCGCCCAGAGGATGTTCGGCGGTGGCAACGCATCCATGGCGTTGCTGTTCTTCTCCGTCGCCGCCATCACCTTCTACAACGCGTTCTACATGCAGGGAGCGCTGGGCTACTCGCCGATGAAGGCCGGTCTGGCCAATGTTCCGACGGCCGTCGGCGCCGTCGTGGGCGCGCCCCTGGGCGCACGTCTCGTCAGCCGATTGTCACTGCGCCCCGTCGCCGTGCCGGCGCTCACGGTGGCGGCGCTCACCATGGGCGCGGTCGGATTCCTCGATCTGCACACCCCGCTCGTCTGGATCGCTCTCCTGCTGCTGGCGCAGGGCCTCTCCGTCGGCATGGTGATGGCCCCGGTGACCGGCGCACTGCTCAGCAGCCTGCCGCTGGAGCGGTCCGGTGCCGGGTCGGCCGTCACCAACACGGCGCGGCAGGTCGGCAGCGTGATCGGGATCGCGGTGGGCGGCACGATCATGTCGATCGCGTACCGAGACGCGATCGAACCCTCGCTGGGAGCTGTCCCGGAGGCGGTGCGGGACAACTCCCGGGTCTCCGCGGAACAGGCCCGCCATGTGGCCGCCACGATCGATCAGCCCGCTCTCGCACGGGCCGCCGATCGGGCGTTCATCCACGCCATGCACGTCGGTGCGGTCTGGATCATGCTCATCACGCTCGTCGCGGTGGTCGTGCTGATGATCGCCCTGCCCGCTGCCGGAAAGAAGAGGAACCCGGCACCGGAACCGGAGTACGAAGGGGCCCGCAGCGCCGAGCCTCTTTCCACCGCCTGA
- a CDS encoding caspase, EACC1-associated type, with amino-acid sequence MTDNDRHALLVGVSTYDSEKYRDLPAVRADLHYMRAVLENTEIGMYNECASAAEPTRAEMLHAVETFLEARQPSETALLYFSGHGEYCEQDGQLYFLTRDTDPADLPGTAVPAEFLERMLQSCRAASKLVLLDCCSSGSVVQGWTAKGPSGEPDRPAPSTLLRPTGVYFITASDALQAASAMAPPGSSLGTSRFTGEIVEGLRNGRIKEGGWITPDDLFDYLTAQMTRDGVPEEQRPTKSTIRATRSLPFARSVARPVRLPALPHDATEAARRSPALLKARELAEADERDGVDRQQLLRYYADCLTAQAAAGMRPDRDAGRDKKYFLLARGEETVQSGRGPHIVAPRSLPRPQDGRTGSGTEAASRQEYWYGYPAITLPARDGGRGRRATVELAPLLIQQMELAPDEEGRDVLRPSGVPSLHSGVVSELLDAGDAADLVARWQPAWQEGNDAQMLRAVRELLEELGLPELEPLDPSALSDRTVMQALRPGAHNAAVLLVPSGAEAMATQALVDNLLQISTRTAQIAGTALDALLNGGARQAPATTATPANPVTPIAPGPCNESQEQVISSAMTQPLTVATGPPGTGKSEVVTAVVTTCVAAGQSVLVASTNNEAVDVVARRCDDIAPGLLMRTGNKEALEREAAALERLLAEPPGAPRRGSATVGGELRNTRGAADRLRAEAAHRVGEEERLLDLFRDREERATALELPLSLLEGAWAADADGVAPLGRWAERARKTAGARWWQLGAWRRGRALAALVSAVAEHPEGAGPAWPDWAAERPAPPGLLESLAGVVSVEREVRELVRRHEEWDEEGLKESRLTTAGALSDLSVELSRALSAETLGRATGLMNQRLQALRRRSGYQRSQKNLMAHIKGWAVSTHSVRQLELAPQLFDLVVIDEASQCSIPAVLPLLFRARRALVIGDPMQLGHIPGVSPQQERQARTRAGLSAAQLEHHRLTYHVHSSYHAGEQHGDRALLLDEHYRCHPRIADVVNGHCYGGRLRVLTDVRRQVPAHDPVGAGVPPPVLGWVNVPFGESARGGDGQSWRNTVEAEAVRRVVDGLLAGLPPDATVGVVTPFRAQKENLARMWRDDDRVRVGTVHTFQGGQRDVMVLSPVAAPNTPPRTTHWVASQVNLWNVAITRAKSQLITVGGHAFWQDQSGLPALLAARSAPLGAGDDGTTAEADRPGPVTEARADLADRLQQYLTGRGVTDLERAVPVGGHPVDLLFTDAGENTAVLIDPGPGPGEDPARHLRLTHVQGDLLTGLPSGGCGAKPGPVSRTVRVPAWRILAGETALAPLFG; translated from the coding sequence ATGACCGACAACGACCGGCACGCGTTGCTCGTCGGCGTCTCCACGTACGACAGCGAGAAGTACCGGGACCTCCCGGCCGTACGGGCAGACCTGCACTACATGCGGGCGGTCCTGGAGAACACCGAGATCGGTATGTACAACGAGTGCGCGTCGGCCGCCGAGCCGACGCGCGCGGAGATGCTGCACGCCGTGGAGACGTTCCTGGAGGCCCGGCAGCCCAGCGAGACCGCGCTGCTCTACTTCAGCGGGCACGGCGAGTACTGCGAGCAGGACGGGCAGCTGTACTTCCTGACCCGGGACACCGACCCGGCCGACCTGCCGGGCACGGCCGTACCGGCGGAGTTCCTGGAGCGGATGCTCCAGTCCTGCCGGGCCGCCTCCAAGCTCGTCCTGCTGGACTGCTGCTCCAGCGGTTCCGTCGTCCAGGGCTGGACCGCCAAGGGCCCGTCGGGGGAACCGGACCGGCCCGCGCCGAGCACCCTGCTGCGGCCGACCGGCGTGTACTTCATCACCGCGTCCGACGCGCTCCAGGCGGCCTCCGCGATGGCGCCGCCCGGGTCGAGCCTCGGCACCTCCCGGTTCACCGGGGAGATCGTCGAGGGGCTGCGCAACGGCCGGATCAAGGAGGGCGGCTGGATCACCCCGGACGACCTCTTCGACTACCTGACCGCCCAGATGACCCGCGACGGAGTACCGGAGGAGCAGCGGCCCACCAAGTCCACGATCAGGGCCACCCGTTCCCTCCCCTTCGCCCGGTCGGTGGCCCGGCCCGTGCGCCTTCCCGCGCTCCCCCACGACGCCACCGAGGCCGCCCGGCGCTCCCCCGCCCTGCTGAAGGCCCGGGAGCTGGCCGAGGCGGACGAACGGGACGGCGTCGACCGGCAGCAGCTGCTGCGGTACTACGCGGATTGCCTCACCGCGCAGGCGGCGGCCGGCATGCGACCCGACCGGGACGCCGGCCGCGACAAGAAGTACTTCCTGCTGGCCCGGGGCGAGGAGACCGTCCAGTCGGGCCGCGGACCGCACATTGTCGCGCCCCGATCCCTGCCCCGGCCCCAGGACGGGCGGACCGGCTCGGGCACCGAGGCGGCCAGCCGGCAGGAGTACTGGTACGGCTATCCGGCGATCACGCTGCCCGCGCGGGACGGCGGCCGGGGGCGGCGCGCGACGGTGGAGCTGGCGCCGCTACTCATCCAGCAGATGGAGCTGGCGCCGGACGAGGAGGGCCGGGACGTGCTCCGGCCCAGCGGGGTGCCGTCCCTGCACAGCGGGGTCGTGTCGGAACTCCTGGACGCGGGCGACGCCGCCGACCTGGTCGCCCGCTGGCAGCCGGCCTGGCAGGAGGGCAACGACGCCCAGATGCTGCGCGCCGTACGGGAGTTGCTGGAGGAGCTGGGGCTGCCGGAACTCGAACCGCTGGACCCGTCCGCGCTCAGCGACCGCACCGTGATGCAGGCCCTGCGGCCCGGCGCGCACAACGCGGCCGTGCTGCTGGTGCCTTCGGGCGCGGAGGCCATGGCCACCCAGGCGCTGGTGGACAACCTGCTCCAGATCTCCACCCGGACCGCACAGATCGCGGGCACCGCCCTGGACGCGCTGCTGAACGGCGGGGCCCGGCAGGCGCCGGCCACGACCGCCACCCCGGCGAACCCGGTGACGCCCATCGCTCCGGGACCGTGCAATGAGAGCCAGGAGCAGGTGATCTCCTCGGCGATGACCCAGCCGCTGACGGTGGCGACCGGGCCGCCCGGCACGGGCAAGAGCGAGGTCGTCACCGCGGTCGTCACCACCTGCGTCGCCGCGGGGCAGTCGGTGCTGGTCGCCTCCACGAACAACGAGGCCGTGGACGTCGTCGCCCGGCGCTGCGACGACATCGCGCCCGGCCTGCTGATGCGGACGGGCAACAAGGAGGCGCTGGAGCGGGAGGCGGCCGCACTGGAACGGCTGCTCGCCGAACCGCCCGGGGCACCGCGGCGCGGATCGGCCACCGTGGGCGGCGAGCTGCGCAACACCCGGGGGGCGGCCGACCGGCTGCGGGCGGAAGCGGCACACCGCGTCGGCGAGGAGGAGCGGCTGCTGGACCTGTTCCGCGACCGGGAGGAGCGAGCCACCGCGCTGGAGCTGCCCCTGTCCCTACTCGAAGGGGCCTGGGCGGCGGACGCGGACGGCGTGGCACCGCTGGGCCGGTGGGCGGAGCGGGCACGGAAGACGGCCGGGGCCCGCTGGTGGCAGCTGGGGGCATGGCGGCGTGGGCGCGCGCTCGCCGCGCTGGTCTCGGCGGTGGCGGAGCACCCCGAGGGGGCAGGTCCGGCATGGCCCGACTGGGCGGCGGAACGACCGGCGCCGCCGGGGCTGCTGGAGTCCCTGGCCGGGGTCGTGTCCGTGGAACGGGAGGTGCGGGAACTCGTCCGCAGGCACGAGGAGTGGGACGAGGAGGGGCTCAAGGAGTCCCGGCTCACGACGGCCGGGGCCCTGTCCGACCTGTCGGTGGAGCTGTCCCGCGCGCTGTCCGCCGAGACTCTCGGCCGGGCCACCGGGCTCATGAACCAGCGGCTCCAGGCGCTGCGCCGCCGCTCCGGCTACCAGCGCAGCCAGAAGAACCTGATGGCGCACATCAAGGGATGGGCCGTCAGCACCCACTCGGTGCGGCAGCTGGAACTCGCCCCGCAGCTGTTCGATCTCGTCGTCATCGACGAGGCGAGTCAGTGCTCCATCCCCGCGGTGCTGCCGTTGCTGTTCCGGGCCCGCCGGGCACTGGTCATCGGTGACCCCATGCAGCTCGGGCACATCCCCGGCGTCTCACCGCAGCAGGAGCGGCAGGCACGGACGCGGGCCGGACTCAGCGCCGCGCAACTGGAACACCACCGCCTCACCTACCACGTGCACTCCTCCTACCACGCGGGCGAACAGCACGGCGACCGTGCCCTGCTGCTCGACGAGCACTACCGCTGCCACCCGCGGATCGCGGACGTCGTCAACGGCCACTGCTACGGCGGCCGTCTGCGCGTGCTCACCGACGTACGGCGGCAGGTGCCGGCGCACGACCCGGTGGGAGCGGGCGTCCCGCCGCCAGTGCTCGGCTGGGTCAACGTGCCGTTCGGGGAGTCGGCGCGCGGCGGCGACGGGCAGTCCTGGCGGAACACCGTGGAGGCGGAGGCCGTCCGGCGCGTGGTCGACGGACTGCTGGCGGGACTTCCGCCGGACGCGACGGTCGGAGTGGTCACGCCGTTCCGGGCGCAGAAGGAGAACCTGGCACGGATGTGGCGGGACGACGACCGGGTCCGGGTCGGCACCGTCCACACCTTCCAGGGCGGACAGCGCGACGTGATGGTGCTCAGCCCGGTGGCGGCGCCCAACACACCGCCCCGGACCACGCACTGGGTCGCGAGCCAGGTCAACCTGTGGAACGTGGCGATCACCCGGGCCAAGTCGCAGCTGATCACGGTGGGCGGCCATGCCTTCTGGCAGGACCAGAGCGGCCTGCCCGCCCTCCTCGCGGCACGCTCGGCACCGCTGGGAGCGGGCGACGACGGCACGACGGCCGAGGCCGACCGGCCCGGCCCGGTGACCGAGGCCCGCGCGGACCTCGCCGACCGGCTCCAGCAGTACCTCACCGGGCGCGGCGTCACCGATCTGGAGCGGGCCGTGCCGGTGGGCGGACACCCGGTGGACCTGCTGTTCACCGACGCCGGGGAGAACACGGCGGTGCTGATCGACCCCGGCCCGGGGCCCGGCGAAGACCCGGCACGTCACCTCCGGCTGACCCACGTGCAAGGCGACCTGCTCACCGGACTGCCCTCGGGCGGCTGTGGTGCCAAACCCGGCCCGGTGAGCCGGACGGTGCGGGTGCCCGCCTGGCGGATCCTGGCGGGCGAGACCGCGCTGGCACCACTGTTCGGCTGA
- a CDS encoding helix-turn-helix transcriptional regulator produces the protein MTNAEDLSSFSNGWLVISDSTALESVPDEISERLRRQNTPVLILVDSSDVVEQSWADHASGFLDWADLCPESLRAAIVDVQAGRFHVSATLARRSVTASDQVGDGSTSKRASAISLTAREHQVLRLIAEGLSNRQVARSLSVSEHGVKRTVGIILAKLNCPNRTLAVVRAMESGLLGM, from the coding sequence GTGACGAATGCCGAAGATCTCTCGTCCTTCTCCAACGGCTGGCTGGTCATCTCGGACAGTACTGCCCTGGAGTCCGTACCTGACGAGATCTCCGAAAGGCTGCGCAGGCAAAACACGCCCGTACTGATCCTGGTGGACTCGTCGGACGTGGTCGAGCAGTCCTGGGCCGATCACGCGAGCGGCTTCCTGGACTGGGCGGATCTCTGCCCCGAGTCCCTGCGTGCGGCGATCGTCGATGTGCAGGCCGGACGCTTCCATGTGTCTGCGACCCTGGCCCGACGGTCCGTTACGGCGTCCGACCAGGTCGGGGACGGAAGCACCTCGAAGCGCGCGTCGGCGATATCCCTGACGGCACGTGAACATCAGGTGCTGCGCCTGATCGCCGAGGGGCTCAGCAACCGGCAGGTCGCCCGATCGCTGAGTGTCTCCGAACACGGGGTCAAGCGCACGGTCGGCATCATTCTGGCCAAGCTCAACTGCCCGAACCGGACTCTGGCGGTCGTCCGGGCCATGGAGTCGGGGCTCCTCGGCATGTGA
- a CDS encoding DUF6059 family protein — translation MARWAVRGTKGVWRGLVAFGETLLGGFPEGGEREALAEPLPGHPERLRPDVPLSAVERELAREWAKLREWLPTRSFW, via the coding sequence GTGGCCCGGTGGGCCGTACGCGGGACGAAGGGCGTGTGGCGCGGGCTGGTGGCGTTCGGCGAGACGCTGCTGGGCGGATTTCCCGAGGGCGGTGAGCGGGAGGCGCTCGCCGAGCCGCTGCCCGGGCATCCGGAGCGATTGCGGCCCGATGTCCCGCTGAGCGCGGTGGAGCGGGAACTCGCGAGGGAATGGGCGAAGCTGCGCGAGTGGCTTCCGACGAGGAGTTTCTGGTGA